A part of Streptomyces sp. NBC_01235 genomic DNA contains:
- a CDS encoding alpha/beta fold hydrolase, translating to METVITDDGVRLWASRSGGGEPLVLCHGGPGLWDMFEDVAAMLTGAAGAAGPAGPADVVRWDQRGCGRSERCDGPWTTQRFVADLDAVRDHFGFGRTALLGHSWGAQLALSYTLAHPERVSTLIYVSGTGIGPVSDWHGPYQENFLARLGEVPERLARWRELTVGDRERAVLQWSVEFEDRDRAPAHAGRMADPWFGINLACSKVLNAETRRTWGTPELYAACQALEVPVLIVDGARDIRPRSAVDSLERALPQVRRVVLPEAGHLPWTEDSEGFWEAVASAVR from the coding sequence ATGGAGACCGTGATCACGGACGACGGCGTCCGCCTGTGGGCGTCCCGCTCCGGCGGGGGCGAGCCGCTGGTGCTCTGTCACGGCGGACCCGGGCTGTGGGACATGTTCGAGGACGTGGCGGCCATGCTGACCGGCGCGGCCGGCGCGGCCGGCCCGGCGGGCCCGGCCGACGTGGTCCGCTGGGACCAGCGCGGCTGCGGGCGGTCGGAGCGGTGCGACGGGCCGTGGACCACCCAGCGCTTCGTGGCCGACCTGGACGCCGTGCGCGACCACTTCGGGTTCGGCCGCACGGCGTTGCTCGGGCACTCCTGGGGCGCCCAACTGGCGTTGAGCTACACGCTGGCGCACCCGGAGCGGGTGAGCACGCTGATCTACGTGAGCGGGACGGGCATCGGCCCGGTGTCCGACTGGCACGGTCCCTACCAGGAGAACTTCCTCGCCCGGCTCGGCGAGGTGCCCGAACGGCTCGCCCGCTGGCGGGAGTTGACGGTCGGTGACCGAGAACGGGCCGTGCTCCAGTGGTCCGTCGAGTTCGAGGACCGGGACCGGGCGCCGGCGCACGCCGGGCGCATGGCCGACCCCTGGTTCGGTATCAACCTCGCGTGCAGCAAGGTCCTGAACGCCGAGACGAGACGCACCTGGGGCACGCCCGAGCTGTACGCCGCCTGCCAGGCGCTCGAGGTGCCCGTGCTGATCGTGGACGGCGCCCGGGACATCCGGCCGCGCTCGGCTGTCGACTCGCTGGAGCGGGCCCTGCCGCAGGTACGCCGAGTGGTCCTGCCGGAGGCCGGGCACCTGCCGTGGACGGAGGACTCCGAGGGCTTTTGGGAGGCGGTGGCGTCAGCGGTGCGGTGA
- a CDS encoding DUF5988 family protein — MSDTVKALLEGGPAGLPERIVPLPSPGTDVKIEFLGGYEHFRATPRQADTPEGRLPVFEWWERTELPG, encoded by the coding sequence ATGAGCGACACGGTCAAGGCACTTCTCGAGGGCGGTCCGGCAGGTCTGCCCGAACGGATCGTCCCCCTCCCGTCCCCTGGAACCGACGTGAAGATCGAGTTCCTCGGCGGATACGAGCACTTCAGGGCGACTCCGCGGCAGGCGGACACGCCGGAGGGCAGGCTGCCCGTGTTCGAGTGGTGGGAGCGGACCGAGCTCCCCGGGTAG